In a genomic window of Punica granatum isolate Tunisia-2019 chromosome 6, ASM765513v2, whole genome shotgun sequence:
- the LOC116211550 gene encoding protein PIN-LIKES 3-like: MGLLDIFVAALMPVLKVLLLTALGCGLAIDRVDILGEDARKHLNNVVFFVFNPALVVSNLGGFITYKSVAILWFMPLNILLTFIIGSVLGWMLIKYTRTPHSLRGLVLGCCAAGNLGNMPLIIIPAICKERGSPFGAADTCYLHGMAYASLSLAIGAIYNWSYVYNLVRLYSRSSSTGAEENDSRSILLSIDEDDNQFAGEKTELLPLQESSPKEDHVDQLKERVSFVEKPKVSILDRVNRCLRVTLRKINPRKLFAPSTIGAIAGFAIAIIPQLRKALIGDSAPLRVLQNSASMLGDAAIPTVTIVMGANLLKGLKGSVIQLPVVMGIVAVRYVALPMFGILIVRGGVFLGLVKLDPLYQFVLLLQFALPPAMNIATMTQMFEVGERECSVIMLWTYALASVALTFWSAFFMWLVA; encoded by the exons ATGGGGCTCTTGGATATCTTTGTCGCGGCGCTCATGCCTGTCTTGAAAGTCCTCTTGCTTACTGCTCTGGGCTGCGGGCTTGCGATCGATCGGGTGGACATATTGGGAGAAGACGCTAGAAAACATCTGAACAAT GTTGTGTTTTTCGTGTTCAATCCGGCGCTAGTGGTGAGCAACCTTGGAGGATTTATTACATACAAAAGTGTGGCCATTTT GTGGTTTATGCCGCTCAATATTCTCTTGACATTCATCATCGGCTCCGTGCTCGGGTGGATGCTTATAAAATACACGAGAACCCCTCACAGCCTCAGAGGCCTCGTCTTGGGATGCTGTGCTGCAG GGAATCTCGGGAACATGCCTCTCATTATAATTCCTGCGATTTGCAAAGAAAGAGGCAGTCCATTTGGTGCTGCCGATACATGTTATTTGCACGGAATGGCTTATGCATCTCTGTCGCTGGCG ATTGGAGCCATCTACAATTGGTCGTATGTGTATAACTTGGTTCGTCTTTACTCGAGGAGCAGCTCTACCGGAGCTGAAGAAAATGACTCCAGAAGTATTTTGCTTTCTATCGATGAGGATGACAATCAATTCGCAGGTGAGAAGACCGAACTCCTTCCTCTGCAGGAAAGCTCTCCCAAGGAAGACCATGTCGATCAACTCAAAGAACGTGTATCATTTGTGGAAAAGCCTAAG GTGAGTATATTGGACAGGGTAAACCGATGCTTGCGAGTTACTTTGCGGAAAATAAACCCAAGGAAACTATTTGCTCCTTCAACCATTGGGGCG ATAGCAGGTTTTGCAATTGCTATCATACCTCAGCTTCGAAAGGCCCTCATCGGAGACAGTGCTCCTCTCCGAGTCCTTCAAAACTCAGCGTCTATGCTGGG GGATGCAGCCATTCCGACAGTGACAATAGTCATGGGAGCAAACCTTCTGAAAG GTTTAAAAGGCTCAGTCATACAACTTCCCGTGGTCATGGGAATTGTTGCAGTTCGATATGTTGCCTTGCCCATGTTCGGTATACTGATTGTTCGAGGTGGAGTCTTTCTCGGGCTCGTGAAGTTGGATCCTCTATATCAATTTGTACTTCTACTTCAGTTTGCGCTCCCTCCCGCAATGAACATAG CTACAATGACCCAGATGTTCGAAGTAGGGGAGAGGGAGTGCTCCGTGATAATGCTATGGACATACGCATTGGCATCGGTTGCGCTGACCTTTTGGTCTGCATTCTTTATGTGGCTTGTGGCGTAA